GGCGCGGGGCCGATCGTGCGGCTCACGCTCGCCGCTTCGCTCGCCGCGGCCCTCGGCGTCGCGCTACAGCTGATCTTGCCGCCGGCTCAACCGTGGGTCGTCGCGCTTGAAACGCTCCTTCCGTTCGGGGTACTCTACCTGGTCGCCACCGCGCTGCTCGGGCAGGGGATCAACCGCCGTCGTTCCACGTAGTAGGCGTCGGCCGGTCGTACCGGGCGGGCCGCCAACGACCACCCCACGGAGCACCGCTGTGCCAGTCGATACTGACACTTTGCGCACACTCTCGACGAAGCCCGGCGTCTACCTGTTCAAAGACGCCAAGGAAGGCGTGCTGTACGTCGGTAAGGCGAAGGCTCTGCGGAGCCGCGTCCGCAGCTACTTCCGGCGCGAGGCGGACCTGAGCGCCAAGAATCGCGAGTTGGTCCGGCTCATCGAGAGCGTGGACACGCTCGTGGTCGGCACGGAGGCCGAAGCGCTCATGCTCGAGGCCAACCTCATCAAGGAGCATCGGCCGCGCTTCAACATCCTCATGAAGGACGACAAGAAGTACCCGTACATCAAGGTCACCGTGAAGGAGCCGTTCCCGCGGGTGTATGTGACTCGGACTTTGGTGAGCGACGGTTCGCGGTACTTCGGTCCGTACACGTCGGTGGGCCCCATGCGGCAGGCGCTCGAGGTCGTGAAGCGACTGCACACCATGCGCTCGTGCCGCTACAACTTGCCGAAGGACGGACCCGACCGGCCGTGTCTCGACTACCACATCGGACGGTGCAAGGCGCCCTGCGTCGGCCTGCAGAGCGAAGCCGAGTATCGCAGAATGACGGACGAGATCCTGCGCATCCTCGAGGGCGAGACCGAGGAGCTCAGGGGTGACGTGGAGATGCGAATGCGCGAGGCGTCGGCGGCGCTCGACTTCGAGCGTGCCGCGCGCATGCGTGATGTGCTTACCGGTCTGGATGCGCTCGCCAAGGAGCAGCGCGTGCACCGCACTCAGGGGGGGGACCTGGACATCGTCGGCCTGGCGCGAGACGGCGATCTCGGCGCTGGGGTCGTGCTCAAGGTGCGCTCTGGGCTGCTACTCGGTCGCGACGCGCAGCGATTCGCCAAGATTCGGGACGAGTCCGAAGAGGATCTGCTGAGTTCGCTCGTCTCTAGGCACTACCTGGGCGCGGGAGACGCGGGGTTGGTCGATCTGCCGAGGCACGTGCTGTTGCCTCGTGAGCTCGAAGATCGTGCGTTGCTCGCGGAGATCCTCACGGAGGGCGCGGGCCGTCAGGTCGCAGTCACCGTGCCTCAGAGGGGCGAGAAGCTGCGTCTGATCGAGTTGGCGGAGGAGAACGCCCGCCAGGTGCTCGAGGACCGCGTTGCGGCGCTCGCGTATGCCGCGGATCGGGCCGAGGACGCGCTCTTCAGCCTCCAGGACGAGCTCGATCTCAAGGTGGTGCCCCGGCTCATGGTGTGCTTCGATATTTCGCACATCCAGGGCTCGGAGACCGTGGGAAGCGCGGTGGTCTTCCTGAACGGGGAGCCGCGCCGCGCGGCGTATCGCCACATGCGCATCAAGGGGGATTGGGGAAACGACGACTTCGCCTCCATGGAAGAGGTCGTCCGCCGGTACTTCCGGCGCCGTCGGGACGAGGACAAGCCGTTGCCCGATCTGGTCGTCATCGATGGCGGGAAGGGTCAGCTGAGCGCCGCGATGAGCGCCCTGGCTTCCCTCGAGCTGGAGGATGTGGCGGTCATCGCGCTCGCGAAGAGGGAGGAGGAGGTCTTCGTGCCAGGGAGCTCGGATCCCATCTTGCTCGACCGGAGAAACCGCGCGCTGCACTTGCTTCAGCGCATCCGGGACGAAGCCCACCGATTCGCGGTGCGGTACAACCGAAAACTCCGCCGCAAGCGTACCATTCGCAGCGAGCTCGGC
This portion of the Gemmatimonadota bacterium genome encodes:
- the uvrC gene encoding excinuclease ABC subunit UvrC → MPVDTDTLRTLSTKPGVYLFKDAKEGVLYVGKAKALRSRVRSYFRREADLSAKNRELVRLIESVDTLVVGTEAEALMLEANLIKEHRPRFNILMKDDKKYPYIKVTVKEPFPRVYVTRTLVSDGSRYFGPYTSVGPMRQALEVVKRLHTMRSCRYNLPKDGPDRPCLDYHIGRCKAPCVGLQSEAEYRRMTDEILRILEGETEELRGDVEMRMREASAALDFERAARMRDVLTGLDALAKEQRVHRTQGGDLDIVGLARDGDLGAGVVLKVRSGLLLGRDAQRFAKIRDESEEDLLSSLVSRHYLGAGDAGLVDLPRHVLLPRELEDRALLAEILTEGAGRQVAVTVPQRGEKLRLIELAEENARQVLEDRVAALAYAADRAEDALFSLQDELDLKVVPRLMVCFDISHIQGSETVGSAVVFLNGEPRRAAYRHMRIKGDWGNDDFASMEEVVRRYFRRRRDEDKPLPDLVVIDGGKGQLSAAMSALASLELEDVAVIALAKREEEVFVPGSSDPILLDRRNRALHLLQRIRDEAHRFAVRYNRKLRRKRTIRSELGDIPGIGPQRQRVLLRRFGSIKGLRQATRDEIARIPGFSEALASRVLTYLGG